CTTCGGCGAACCCTGACTGCTTTCTACCAGCAGGCGCAAGGACTCGGCTGAAAGATGATGATGAGTACGTGCCTCGTCAAGACATTCGCGGACGAGCTTCTCCATATCGACAATATCTTCCAGCTTGTCGCGACTGTGACCAAGTTCGGCAGCTTGCAGCACCTGCTCTACGGTCTTAAGCAGCCGGTCGGAGTCTGAGAGCATGACGCGGTAAAACTCGTTCCGCTGCTGCTCGTCGACTTTGCGGCTCTGGAGTGTCTGCAGATAAAGCCGAATGGAGGTGAGGGGAGTCTTCAGTTCGTGGGTGACGGCATGAAGGAAGCTGTCCTGCTTCTCGTTGCGCCGGATTTCCCGAACCAGGAAGATCGTATTCAGTACCAGCCCGGCGATAACAATGCCGAAAAATATGACGCCGAGAATCAGTGTCCCAAGCTCGCGCCAGTTGATCACGATCCAACTGACGTTCAGCGTGACCGCGGCCGCGATCACACACGAACTCAACGTAATGAAAAACGCGATCGCTTTGCGGCGGCTGGTAACTCGCATCTAGTGGAGCCCTACGTTTGAGTTTAGCGCAGACCCTGATCTCTGGCAGCTTGCGGAAAATGGCCATGCAGTCTCAAAACTGTCATCCTGAGGCCGGTTTTGGCCGAAGGACCTCCCGGAATATTTCGGATTT
This region of Terriglobales bacterium genomic DNA includes:
- a CDS encoding HAMP domain-containing sensor histidine kinase; this translates as MRVTSRRKAIAFFITLSSCVIAAAVTLNVSWIVINWRELGTLILGVIFFGIVIAGLVLNTIFLVREIRRNEKQDSFLHAVTHELKTPLTSIRLYLQTLQSRKVDEQQRNEFYRVMLSDSDRLLKTVEQVLQAAELGHSRDKLEDIVDMEKLVRECLDEARTHHHLSAESLRLLVESSQGSPKVTANREELRSAISNILDNAIKYSGDKVDIEVQLRADTDKNVSVRVRDNGIGIPRSELKQVFKRFYRVADREVARVKGSGLGLFIVRSIAKKYGGNAFAESEGPGRGATIILQLPRVV